From a region of the Zingiber officinale cultivar Zhangliang chromosome 4B, Zo_v1.1, whole genome shotgun sequence genome:
- the LOC121976762 gene encoding la-related protein 1C-like yields MSPIDSSSSPASRQFAAPPPPQDGEDRACGANLTGKKPAWNVQMNGARNGASVISDGSWPALSQSATGIFKSSLSDATKPIQDQLISAPLGSVMTASQPVPYFPLHDPSSSPSLLKPDAKLNSVNTGDYVCSTGVPAIVTPEPPQLAALEQRTKICLDVVSDSSLKNPPKGKNNWDRNLGGSFAPQNRNTTDHYGRYNGIRRTQNGGRVSHQGGYGKRQDHKLGRYERNLPPHANVLLPPPPGYFRHFIRAPQPAMAPFFHMPVQVRPLVDPMGYPEAPMYFFPPPPPPEKLRNVPFVRHQAPSTIVRPVDNLQLMILKQIEYYFSTENLCKDFFLKTSMDNQGWVPVSLIAGFNRVSITFLLSCSCLLT; encoded by the exons ATGTCTCCCATTGACTCCTCGTCGTCCCCGGCCTCCCGCCAGTTCGCAGCTCCACCGCCGCCGCAGGATGGCGAAGATCGCGCTTGCGGTGCAAATTTGACCGGAAAGAAGCCGGCCTGGAATGTCCAGATGAATGGGGCGAGGAATGGTGCAAGCGTGATCAGTGACGGTTCCTGGCCTGCTCTATCCCAGTCCGCTACAGGGATCTTCAAATCTTCGCTATCGGACGCCACCAAGCCGATCCAGGATCAATTGATCTCTGCGCCCTTA GGTTCTGTTATGACGGCATCTCAGCCAGTACCATATTTTCCCCTCCATGATCCTAGTTCTAGCCCAAGCTTGCTGAAACCCGATGCAAAACTTAACTCGGTGAATACGGGTGATTATGTCTGTAGCACTGGTGTGCCAGCCATTGTTACACCTGAGCCACCTCAACTGGCTGCTTTGGAGCAGAGGACTAAAATTTGTTTAGATGTAGTTTCAGACTCTTCTCTCAAGAACCCCCCTAAGGGGAAAAACAACTGGGATAGGAATCTGGGCGGCAGCTTTGCACCACAGAACCGTAACACTACTGATCACTACGGTAGGTATAATGGAATCAGGAGGACACAAAATGGTGGTCGGGTTTCCCACCAGGGAGGCTATGGGAAACGACAGGACCACAAATTGGGACGTTATGAAAGGAATTTACCCCCACATGCAAATGTGCTACTACCTCCACCGCCTGGTTACTTCAGGCATTTCATTCGGGCACCTCAACCTGCCATGGCACCTTTTTTTCACATGCCAGTGCAGGTTCGCCCTCTTGTAGATCCCATGGGCTACCCCG AAGCTCCTATGTATTTTTTCCCACCACCTCCACCGCCTGAGAAACTGAGAAATGTCCCTTTCGTCCGTCATCAAGCACCATCTACAATAGTCAGGCCGGTGGATAACTTGCAACTTATGATACTGAAACAAATCGAGTACTATTTCAG TACTGAAAATTTATGCAAAGACTTTTTTCTGAAAACTAGCATGGATAACCAGGGATGGGTTCCTGTCTCCTTGATAGCAGGCTTTAATCGAGTGAGTATCACTTTTTTGTTATCTTGTTCTTGCTTGCTCACTTAG